The following proteins are co-located in the Dyadobacter chenwenxiniae genome:
- a CDS encoding GNAT family N-acetyltransferase: MENISFRPMTLADADDILDIINYYVTNSTSYFSETPIKKTSISDMLNEKSMLPRYVVLSGKELIGFGYAYNFRSESTFSQTVKLTYWLKDGFTKKGIGSRLYNILESELRGLRISSILVNISSENIASLNFHRALGYKECGNFERIGYKNGRYFDLIWLQKFLK; the protein is encoded by the coding sequence TTGGAAAATATTTCATTTAGGCCAATGACCTTAGCCGATGCAGATGATATTTTAGATATCATTAACTATTATGTTACTAATTCAACGTCCTATTTTTCTGAGACGCCTATAAAGAAAACCAGTATCTCGGATATGTTAAATGAGAAGAGCATGCTTCCCAGGTATGTAGTCCTGAGTGGCAAGGAACTAATCGGATTTGGGTATGCCTATAATTTCAGGTCTGAAAGCACCTTTTCGCAAACAGTGAAATTAACATATTGGTTAAAAGATGGTTTTACTAAGAAAGGGATAGGAAGCCGACTTTACAATATTCTGGAGAGTGAGCTTAGGGGTTTAAGAATATCCAGTATTTTGGTTAATATTTCATCTGAAAACATAGCCAGCTTAAACTTCCATAGGGCGTTGGGATATAAAGAATGTGGAAATTTTGAGAGGATTGGTTACAAAAACGGCAGGTATTTTGATCTGATTTGGCTGCAAAAATTTTTGAAATAA
- a CDS encoding aldo/keto reductase, with protein MEYRQLGASGLNVPVLSFGTGTFGGGGDFFKAWGNTQTDEAARLVNLCLDAGITLFDTANVYSQGLSEEILGKAIIGLRDKIILSTKATFKMGSGPNDFGSSRFHLIKSCEDSLRRLKTDYIDIYHMHGFDGNTPVEETLSALNDLITAGKVRYIACSNFSGWHLMKSLSVSEKYGWSRYIAHQAHYSLISREFEWELMPLGVDQNIGTIVWSPLSAGRLGGKYRRGQPIPPEGRIAQGGGEGPEVSEEFFFHLIDVLDEVAAETEKTVAQVALNWLLQRPTVSNVVIGARNEEQLRQNLGAVGWNLNLEQVKKLDAASDKSPVYPYWHQRKNTALNPLPDFYGKVSR; from the coding sequence ATGGAATACAGACAATTAGGCGCATCCGGGTTGAATGTCCCCGTGCTGAGCTTCGGGACCGGAACATTCGGTGGCGGCGGCGATTTTTTCAAAGCCTGGGGAAATACGCAGACCGACGAGGCAGCCCGGCTCGTGAACCTGTGCTTGGATGCAGGAATCACGCTTTTTGATACAGCCAATGTTTATTCTCAGGGTTTGTCGGAAGAGATCCTGGGTAAGGCGATCATTGGTTTGCGGGATAAGATCATTCTTTCAACCAAAGCCACATTTAAAATGGGATCCGGGCCTAACGATTTTGGCTCTTCCCGGTTTCATTTAATAAAATCCTGCGAAGACAGCCTTCGCCGCCTCAAAACAGACTATATCGACATCTACCATATGCACGGCTTTGACGGTAACACGCCGGTCGAGGAAACGCTTAGCGCATTGAATGACCTGATTACAGCAGGTAAAGTCCGTTACATTGCCTGCTCTAATTTTTCGGGCTGGCATCTCATGAAATCGCTCTCCGTTTCTGAAAAATATGGTTGGTCCAGATACATTGCACATCAGGCACATTATTCCCTGATCAGTCGTGAATTTGAATGGGAATTAATGCCGCTTGGGGTTGATCAGAACATTGGGACAATCGTATGGAGCCCGTTATCGGCTGGAAGGCTTGGAGGAAAATATAGAAGAGGCCAACCAATTCCTCCGGAAGGTCGTATTGCGCAAGGTGGGGGAGAAGGGCCGGAGGTTTCGGAAGAGTTTTTCTTTCATCTTATCGATGTGCTCGACGAAGTGGCTGCCGAAACTGAAAAAACAGTTGCGCAAGTTGCGCTTAACTGGCTGTTGCAAAGGCCAACCGTAAGCAATGTAGTGATCGGAGCCCGAAATGAGGAACAACTCAGGCAAAATCTTGGGGCAGTGGGTTGGAACCTGAATCTTGAACAGGTAAAGAAGCTGGATGCGGCAAGTGATAAGTCGCCCGTATATCCTTATTGGCACCAGCGCAAAAATACAGCGCTCAATCCACTGCCTGATTTTTACGGGAAAGTCAGCCGATAA
- a CDS encoding response regulator transcription factor gives MEIKLKHSDERSNFVLGGLKNSSIKVVLVDELVILTDALRCVLQGMQEIGNVASYTDGKVFLADKSACPPGILIMDWAINGMSGLELLDFARNAMPKEMKIIILSTVTDVQTIKHAIRRGANGFLPKTTSLDELKEAIVQVIAGKQYIGKGIRDNLINSVFTDEQVVLHLSPREKEVLQKVCSGRTIKEIAYDLKLSAHTVQYYHRSVMDKLKVKRTTDLIVYAMQHGLYIPELKEPTRSQRAG, from the coding sequence ATGGAAATCAAGCTAAAGCATTCAGATGAGCGCTCGAATTTTGTTCTAGGTGGCCTCAAAAATAGTTCTATCAAGGTTGTTCTGGTGGATGAACTTGTAATTCTGACCGACGCTTTGCGGTGCGTTCTACAAGGCATGCAGGAGATTGGTAACGTGGCTTCTTATACCGATGGAAAGGTTTTTTTAGCCGATAAATCCGCTTGTCCGCCAGGTATCCTGATAATGGATTGGGCTATCAATGGCATGAGCGGACTGGAACTGCTGGATTTCGCGCGAAATGCGATGCCTAAGGAAATGAAGATCATTATTTTGTCGACCGTGACGGACGTGCAAACGATCAAGCACGCCATCAGAAGGGGTGCGAATGGCTTCCTGCCGAAAACGACCTCGCTGGACGAATTGAAAGAAGCCATTGTCCAGGTGATCGCAGGGAAACAATACATTGGGAAAGGAATCCGGGATAACCTGATTAACAGTGTTTTTACAGACGAGCAGGTAGTCCTGCACCTTTCGCCCAGAGAAAAGGAAGTTTTACAGAAAGTTTGCAGCGGCCGTACCATTAAAGAAATCGCTTACGACCTGAAACTGAGCGCACATACGGTGCAATACTATCACAGAAGTGTAATGGATAAGCTAAAAGTGAAGCGAACGACAGACCTCATTGTATATGCCATGCAACACGGACTTTATATTCCGGAATTGAAAGAGCCGACACGCAGTCAGCGTGCCGGCTAA
- a CDS encoding T9SS type A sorting domain-containing protein — protein MKISIRQLIRNLAMKGSRVTSGLILIFGLLVHGASAQQYVDNTTVTENDELTADAEVTGKDNALGAPGGGVATISVEGLTVNILGETINVASDGALNMNFNPGISGGVTTYVRITDFTTNIVGLDLDQIVGLLGLLDNSAITATSNGGPTTSKLVRDPSGALFLAVTPSGAYTRVSVGLDFAGIGTVAVGQVSMDIDHAVAYTNTTFVPCESVTRFTNAGAESNGISVALTNALVNPERAIDGSMETYSVLKASEVSAVAGTSQVIRFTKTLPGTTEIVATLSKIGLLADVTLLSNIRIQARLGNTRVGTARTLQSLLLGLTLLDFDNLQPATVAFAPGVTFDGVEIIIEGVANVLNSLNIHEVSARSPIIFTGGDLQVYDAGDNININISSATAYALDPLYPMYPAQPGFTIACGTSTDYTYRLKDVTLVNARTTAGTLPNTLTLSLAGVLSGNAAETQVGVYFFDVEARNAFGQTAVTTFKITIEPSLPVTLVSFKASSEGPTALLSWSTASETNSDRFDIERSQNGKKWEKIGSVKSNHESVTQHFYSFQDAQPLDGENLYRLKMVDLDETFAYSHIENLKFASTAFLYPNPVRNTENLNLNLTDWSKVKQVKVVNALGKTVFEASNALSTGISTRNLNSGTYVVQVIHTNGTISAHRFVRQ, from the coding sequence ATGAAAATTTCTATCCGTCAACTAATTAGAAATTTAGCCATGAAAGGTTCCAGGGTAACCTCAGGTCTTATATTGATTTTTGGTTTGCTCGTACACGGTGCGTCTGCGCAGCAGTATGTAGACAATACGACAGTCACAGAAAATGATGAACTGACAGCCGATGCGGAGGTCACTGGAAAGGATAATGCACTGGGTGCCCCGGGTGGTGGCGTTGCTACTATATCAGTGGAAGGCCTAACCGTTAATATCCTGGGAGAAACTATTAATGTCGCAAGTGATGGCGCACTAAATATGAATTTTAACCCCGGTATATCCGGGGGCGTTACAACCTATGTCCGGATCACTGATTTTACAACGAATATAGTGGGTCTGGATCTTGACCAAATCGTGGGATTACTGGGATTACTCGATAATAGTGCGATTACCGCAACGTCCAACGGCGGACCAACGACCTCTAAACTTGTCCGAGATCCATCAGGAGCTTTATTTTTAGCAGTCACTCCATCCGGTGCATATACGCGGGTTAGTGTTGGATTGGATTTTGCGGGTATAGGAACCGTGGCTGTTGGTCAGGTTTCAATGGATATTGATCATGCGGTGGCTTACACAAATACCACCTTTGTGCCTTGCGAATCAGTAACACGTTTTACGAATGCCGGTGCTGAATCCAATGGTATAAGTGTAGCCCTTACAAATGCACTGGTAAATCCGGAAAGGGCAATAGATGGCAGCATGGAAACTTATTCAGTGTTAAAGGCTTCTGAAGTAAGTGCGGTTGCAGGGACGTCCCAGGTAATCCGCTTTACAAAAACCCTACCGGGCACTACCGAAATCGTTGCTACACTTTCTAAAATCGGTTTGTTGGCTGATGTAACCTTGTTGTCCAATATAAGGATTCAGGCGAGGCTGGGCAACACGAGGGTGGGCACGGCGCGCACGCTTCAAAGTCTTCTCTTGGGTCTGACCTTGCTTGATTTTGACAATTTGCAGCCTGCCACAGTGGCTTTTGCTCCGGGCGTAACCTTTGACGGGGTTGAAATCATTATAGAAGGCGTTGCAAATGTCCTTAATAGCTTAAATATTCACGAAGTAAGTGCGCGTTCACCTATCATATTTACGGGTGGTGACTTGCAGGTGTATGATGCCGGCGACAACATTAACATAAATATCAGTTCTGCTACTGCGTATGCTTTGGACCCTCTTTATCCAATGTATCCAGCTCAACCAGGATTCACCATTGCCTGTGGAACGTCAACTGATTACACATACAGACTTAAAGATGTTACACTGGTAAACGCAAGGACCACTGCCGGAACATTGCCTAATACATTAACCTTATCATTAGCCGGTGTCCTGTCTGGAAATGCCGCAGAGACTCAGGTAGGTGTATATTTCTTCGATGTGGAAGCACGTAATGCCTTTGGACAAACTGCGGTGACGACTTTTAAAATAACCATTGAGCCATCATTGCCGGTTACGCTGGTAAGCTTCAAAGCTTCATCCGAAGGCCCGACGGCGCTGCTTTCCTGGTCGACTGCTTCTGAGACAAACAGTGACCGTTTTGACATCGAGCGTAGCCAGAATGGTAAAAAGTGGGAAAAAATCGGATCTGTGAAATCCAATCATGAAAGTGTGACACAGCATTTTTATTCTTTCCAGGATGCGCAGCCATTGGATGGCGAAAATCTTTACAGACTGAAAATGGTCGACCTGGATGAAACTTTCGCTTACAGCCATATTGAAAACCTGAAATTTGCCAGCACAGCATTCTTGTATCCGAATCCGGTCCGTAATACTGAAAACCTGAACCTGAACCTGACCGACTGGTCAAAAGTTAAGCAGGTAAAAGTGGTTAATGCGCTTGGTAAAACCGTTTTTGAAGCCTCGAATGCATTGAGCACAGGCATCAGCACCCGTAACCTGAACTCCGGCACATATGTTGTCCAGGTTATTCATACCAATGGCACAATATCTGCGCATAGATTTGTGAGACAATAG
- a CDS encoding YfbU family protein: MTNNTTIPETISLIERQLLINQCKILSIISDEKEREINEKRIEILEKGYTGLYPKVFNTLYEEVPISVYTEISNIMKMYGQINESIKRLSDEEKELLDLAEIEFEGFDQDSGMHYYMMSYLVDRMDEHGEYKGRQLKSHNSSCMIKYNKMLSVYSNYEKDHGNPFALSDLQKFIEAVQNAQE, encoded by the coding sequence ATGACCAATAACACCACGATTCCTGAAACGATTTCTTTGATCGAGCGTCAATTGCTCATAAACCAATGCAAAATATTGTCGATAATCAGCGACGAAAAAGAAAGGGAGATCAATGAAAAACGGATTGAGATTCTCGAAAAAGGCTACACGGGTCTTTATCCCAAAGTTTTTAATACGCTCTATGAGGAAGTGCCGATCAGCGTTTACACCGAAATTTCCAACATTATGAAAATGTATGGACAAATTAACGAGTCGATCAAGCGGTTATCTGATGAAGAAAAAGAGCTGCTCGACCTTGCTGAGATAGAGTTCGAGGGTTTTGATCAGGATAGCGGCATGCACTATTATATGATGTCCTACCTCGTTGACAGGATGGACGAGCACGGCGAGTACAAAGGACGGCAACTGAAATCACACAATAGTTCCTGCATGATTAAATACAATAAGATGCTTTCTGTGTACTCAAATTACGAAAAAGATCACGGCAACCCCTTCGCGTTATCCGATTTGCAAAAATTCATAGAAGCCGTTCAGAATGCACAGGAGTGA
- a CDS encoding replication-associated recombination protein A, with protein MSLNSTPLAERLRPRTLDDFVGQEKLLGPNGPLRRAILQNTIPSMIFWGPPGVGKTTLALLIAETTKRQFYNLSAISSGVKDLREVLARPSGLFPAILFIDEIHRYNKSQQDALLGAVEKGQVTLIGATTENPSFEINSALLSRSQIYILEAFGEKELKQLIERALAKDQFLKEKNVTFESYDALMRLSGGDGRKLLNLLELVILGKGEEKDIVITDEWVTEVAQQNIARYDKSGEQHYDIISAFIKSLRGSDPNGAVYWMARMIVAGEDPSFIARRMLIMASEDIGNANPTAMIMANACMQAVNVIGYPECRIILSQVAIYLATSPKSNASYMAIGDAIELAKNTAHLPVPLHLRNAPTKLMKQIGYGKEYKYSHEFEGNFAKQNFMPDELKGKKVFEPGLNAREEEIRKKLQHWWGDWYGY; from the coding sequence ATGTCGCTGAACTCCACGCCGCTAGCTGAACGTCTTCGCCCGAGAACCCTGGATGATTTTGTAGGCCAGGAAAAATTATTAGGCCCAAACGGCCCGTTACGCAGGGCAATTTTACAAAATACAATTCCTTCCATGATCTTTTGGGGGCCTCCCGGAGTTGGAAAAACAACATTGGCATTGCTCATTGCCGAAACCACAAAAAGACAATTTTATAACCTCAGCGCGATCAGTTCGGGCGTGAAGGATTTACGGGAAGTCCTGGCCCGACCATCCGGCTTGTTTCCGGCCATTTTATTTATTGATGAAATTCACCGTTATAACAAAAGTCAGCAGGATGCGTTGCTGGGTGCTGTGGAAAAAGGACAGGTTACATTAATCGGTGCGACCACTGAAAATCCTTCTTTTGAAATCAATTCGGCCCTTTTATCACGAAGCCAGATCTACATTCTGGAAGCTTTTGGTGAAAAAGAATTGAAACAACTTATTGAGCGAGCGCTTGCGAAAGATCAGTTTTTGAAGGAAAAGAACGTCACTTTTGAGTCGTATGATGCACTGATGCGCCTTTCCGGCGGGGACGGACGAAAGTTGCTCAATCTCCTGGAACTGGTGATTTTAGGAAAAGGCGAGGAAAAGGACATTGTGATCACCGATGAATGGGTAACCGAAGTCGCGCAGCAGAACATTGCGCGTTACGACAAATCAGGCGAGCAACATTATGACATCATTTCTGCATTCATCAAATCTTTGCGTGGCAGCGATCCGAACGGGGCCGTTTACTGGATGGCCCGTATGATTGTGGCTGGTGAAGACCCGTCTTTCATCGCCCGCCGAATGCTGATTATGGCATCGGAAGACATTGGAAATGCCAACCCAACGGCAATGATTATGGCCAATGCCTGCATGCAGGCCGTGAATGTGATCGGCTATCCGGAATGTCGCATAATCCTCTCACAAGTAGCCATTTATCTCGCAACATCTCCCAAAAGCAATGCCAGTTACATGGCCATTGGCGACGCGATTGAGCTTGCAAAAAACACGGCACATTTACCCGTTCCGCTGCATTTACGCAATGCACCGACCAAGCTGATGAAGCAGATCGGGTATGGCAAAGAATATAAATATTCACACGAGTTTGAAGGAAATTTTGCCAAGCAGAACTTCATGCCTGATGAGTTGAAAGGAAAGAAGGTTTTTGAACCCGGATTAAATGCCCGGGAAGAGGAAATCCGCAAAAAATTGCAGCACTGGTGGGGTGACTGGTATGGTTACTGA
- a CDS encoding RNA polymerase sigma factor, whose translation MAHLRYKQEEELCFWDQFRKGDENAYACLYRSYVHILYQYCSQFTIDKPLIKDCIHDLFVELWKNRMTLGDTTSVRFYLMASIKRKLVRHLNAQQKHTSNEDIPVEYWHINTPSHENHLISEEEFESTNQHLNVAINGLPRRQREAIFLKFYMNLNNHEIADLMKINIQSVYNLVFGALGNLKKQMTLDRLTF comes from the coding sequence ATGGCTCACCTACGCTACAAGCAAGAAGAAGAACTCTGTTTTTGGGATCAGTTCAGAAAAGGCGATGAAAATGCTTATGCATGCCTGTACCGCTCTTACGTTCACATTTTGTATCAGTATTGTTCTCAGTTTACGATTGACAAACCACTGATTAAGGATTGCATTCATGACTTGTTCGTAGAACTCTGGAAAAACCGAATGACGCTGGGTGACACCACTTCCGTTCGGTTTTATCTTATGGCGTCGATCAAAAGAAAGTTAGTTCGCCATTTGAATGCGCAACAAAAGCATACAAGCAACGAAGATATACCGGTTGAATACTGGCATATCAACACGCCTTCTCACGAAAATCACCTGATTTCTGAGGAAGAATTTGAATCAACCAATCAGCATTTAAACGTAGCCATCAACGGGCTTCCACGCCGCCAGCGCGAGGCCATCTTTCTGAAATTTTACATGAATTTGAATAACCACGAAATTGCAGATTTGATGAAAATCAACATTCAGTCTGTTTATAACCTGGTTTTTGGTGCATTAGGCAACCTTAAAAAGCAAATGACGCTGGACAGGCTAACCTTCTGA
- the ade gene encoding adenine deaminase, with amino-acid sequence MKINVVNIFEKTISEAELHIADGLIKEINVTGPENPTLPYAMPGFTDAHVHIESSMLTPAQFARLAVVHGTIATVSDPHEIGNVLGMEGVEFMINDGKRVPFKFCFGAPSCVPATIFETAGAVIDADQVGQLLANDDIGYLAEVMNFPGVINEDPDMMAKINWAKHYNKVIDGHAPGLRGEAAQKYASHGITTDHECFTYDEAREKINYGVKILIREGSAARNFDALIPLIAEFPEKIMFCSDDKHPDNLVAGHINVLVKRALVLGYDIWNILLAACINPVLHYSLPVGLLREKDPADFILVDNLTDFNVKETWINGALVAKDSISLIPNLQSPHPNRFVCDPKTAAEFICRIEKKSEYQIRVIEALEGQLITNEIIVNAKMQDNEILADPDNDILKVTVINRYENAPPATGRPAIAFIKNFGLKKGAIASSVAHDSHNIICVGCDDESMAFAVNAIIEAKGGISAAGNGKTHLIPLPIAGIMTDSDGYEVAAAYTLLDNFVKEELLSSLQSPFMTLSFMALLVIPALKLSDKGLFDGENFKFVSLST; translated from the coding sequence ATGAAAATCAACGTCGTCAATATTTTTGAAAAAACCATTTCCGAAGCAGAATTGCACATTGCAGATGGTTTGATAAAAGAAATCAATGTTACCGGCCCTGAAAATCCAACATTGCCTTACGCGATGCCCGGCTTCACGGACGCGCACGTACATATAGAGAGCTCCATGCTTACGCCCGCGCAATTTGCACGGCTCGCCGTTGTGCATGGGACGATTGCCACCGTTTCTGACCCGCACGAAATCGGCAATGTGCTCGGAATGGAAGGCGTTGAGTTTATGATTAATGATGGCAAACGCGTGCCATTCAAATTTTGCTTTGGCGCGCCTTCCTGCGTTCCCGCGACGATTTTTGAAACTGCGGGCGCTGTGATTGATGCTGATCAGGTTGGCCAGCTGCTGGCTAATGATGACATTGGTTATCTGGCTGAGGTCATGAACTTTCCTGGCGTCATTAATGAAGACCCGGACATGATGGCCAAAATCAACTGGGCCAAACATTATAATAAGGTAATCGACGGCCACGCGCCAGGACTCCGAGGCGAGGCTGCACAAAAATACGCTTCACACGGCATAACGACTGATCATGAATGCTTTACCTATGACGAAGCCAGAGAAAAAATTAATTATGGCGTCAAAATCCTGATCCGTGAAGGAAGCGCGGCGAGAAATTTTGATGCATTAATCCCGCTCATCGCCGAATTTCCGGAAAAGATCATGTTCTGCTCAGATGACAAACATCCGGATAATCTGGTTGCTGGGCACATTAATGTGTTGGTTAAAAGAGCATTAGTATTGGGTTATGATATTTGGAACATTCTCTTGGCGGCGTGTATCAACCCAGTTTTACATTATAGCCTGCCTGTCGGCTTGCTGCGTGAAAAGGATCCGGCAGACTTTATCCTAGTTGATAACCTGACTGACTTCAATGTAAAAGAAACATGGATTAACGGGGCACTCGTTGCCAAAGATTCCATTTCGCTGATCCCGAATTTGCAAAGCCCACATCCCAACCGGTTTGTTTGTGATCCAAAAACAGCTGCTGAATTTATTTGTAGAATTGAAAAAAAATCTGAATATCAGATAAGGGTCATTGAGGCATTAGAAGGTCAACTGATTACAAATGAAATCATTGTCAATGCCAAAATGCAGGACAATGAAATTTTAGCTGATCCGGACAATGACATATTAAAGGTGACCGTGATAAACCGGTATGAAAATGCGCCACCCGCGACCGGCCGCCCTGCGATTGCTTTTATCAAAAATTTCGGATTGAAAAAAGGCGCCATTGCTTCATCGGTTGCGCATGATTCTCATAACATTATCTGTGTGGGTTGCGATGATGAGAGCATGGCCTTCGCAGTAAATGCGATCATTGAAGCAAAAGGTGGAATTTCGGCTGCCGGGAACGGGAAAACGCATTTAATACCACTTCCGATCGCCGGCATTATGACGGATTCGGACGGTTATGAAGTAGCAGCTGCATACACGCTGCTCGACAATTTTGTGAAGGAAGAATTGCTGTCGTCACTGCAATCACCATTCATGACGCTTTCATTTATGGCATTATTGGTGATCCCAGCTTTGAAATTAAGTGATAAAGGGCTCTTTGACGGAGAAAACTTCAAATTTGTCTCATTAAGTACCTGA
- a CDS encoding AraC family transcriptional regulator, with protein MKPQLLKVPKGLQKSFSIRRDVVLYFYNRWHYHPELELIHIEQGSGTQFVGDNIQNFQSGDLLLIGPNLPHYWRCDEKYFQRESQLYAQATVVHFSLDLFGNAFLDLPENKAIRELLLKARFGMKLLGEGTENVKKLLQELLDQKSGNAVISLLQILENLAHCAETKTLSHTHYQEEYDQYDTDRINQIYQYSISNFQKKISIEEISEIANISPHSFCRYFKSRSRKTYSQFLLELRIGHACKLLSESKLPVAQICYESGFNNFANFNKYFKIHTGKSPLAYQKEFRKIAVHLPNLEVAL; from the coding sequence GTGAAACCGCAATTACTGAAAGTCCCGAAAGGTCTGCAAAAATCGTTCAGTATCCGGCGTGATGTGGTCCTTTACTTTTATAACCGCTGGCATTACCACCCCGAATTGGAGCTCATTCACATTGAGCAAGGTTCGGGCACGCAGTTCGTGGGCGACAACATTCAAAACTTCCAGAGCGGCGACTTGCTTTTAATTGGCCCTAACCTGCCCCATTACTGGCGCTGCGATGAAAAATATTTCCAGCGCGAGAGTCAGTTGTACGCACAAGCCACGGTTGTGCACTTTTCGCTGGACCTTTTCGGCAATGCTTTTCTTGATTTGCCGGAAAACAAAGCCATCCGCGAGTTACTGCTCAAAGCCAGATTTGGGATGAAACTTTTGGGCGAAGGAACAGAAAATGTGAAAAAGCTTTTGCAGGAATTGCTGGATCAAAAAAGCGGCAACGCAGTGATTTCACTTTTGCAAATCCTTGAAAATCTGGCACATTGTGCGGAGACAAAAACTTTGTCACACACACATTATCAGGAAGAATATGATCAGTATGACACGGATCGTATTAATCAGATCTACCAATATTCGATCAGCAATTTTCAGAAGAAGATTTCCATTGAGGAGATTTCGGAGATCGCTAATATTAGCCCGCATTCATTCTGCCGTTATTTTAAGAGCCGCAGCCGGAAAACTTATTCGCAGTTTTTGCTGGAACTCAGGATTGGTCATGCCTGTAAATTGCTGTCCGAAAGCAAGTTGCCCGTTGCACAGATCTGCTATGAAAGCGGGTTTAATAATTTTGCCAATTTCAATAAGTATTTCAAAATCCACACCGGCAAGAGTCCTTTGGCCTACCAAAAAGAATTCCGAAAAATTGCCGTTCACCTGCCTAATCTGGAAGTCGCTTTATGA